CGCCGAGCTGCCAGCAGGCGAAGGCCGCCGTGACCCAGGCGGGGCTGTTCTGAAGCCAGACGAGCACCCGGTCGCCCTTGCCTACGCCCTGGGCAGCGAGGTGCCCCGCGAGGCGGGTGGCCTGGTCGTGCAGGTCGCCGTAAGTCAGCTCACGGCCATAGAACCACAGCGCCACCCGCTCGGGATAGCGCTCGGCCGTGGTGCGCAGGTTGTGCATCACGCCGACGTGCGGCAGGGTCAGGCTGTGGGGCTTGCCGGGCGGCCAGTAACGGCCCTGAACGGGCGGGTGCTCAGCGGAGCGGTGGGCCAGGTCGGGGACAGGATCGGTCATGGGTCGGAGACTCCTTGTCAGTGCGGGGCGGAAGCGCGGGCACCTTCCACCGAAAAAGGGTTGTGGACTTGAGAGCTGGAGTGTAACGCCTCGGGCCGCGCCCTGGCACCGCCAGGTGCGGGCCGCCGGGGAGAGTCCACGCCAGCGCGCCACATTTGCTACCCTTCCATTAAGCTCAACTCACCCACCACCACTCCTCGGCCGCTCCTGTATCGGCCCCATCCACGGAGGTTGACCTATGAGAACCTGCCTGCTGCTCACTGCGGCCCTCGCACTTGCCCCCAGCGCCCTCGCCCAGGTCAAGATCGGTGTGGTCGTCTCGGCCACCGGTCCGGCCGCCAGCCTCGGGATTCCCGAGCGCAACACCATCTCGCTGCTGCCCCAGACCATCGGGGGCCAGAAGATCGAGTACATCATCCTCGACGACGCGTCGGACACCACCGCCGCCGTGACCGCCGCGCGCAAGCTCGTGCAAAACGACCGCGTGGACCTCCTGCTCGGCACGACCACCACGCCGGCCTCACTCGCGATGATCGACGTGGCCGCCGAGAGCAAGACCCCGATGATCTCGCTCGCGGCGTCCGAGGCGATCATCAAGCCCCTCGACGCCAAGCGGCAGTGGGTGTTCAAGACCCCCCAGACCGACGCGATCATGGCCGCCGCGATCGTGGACCACATGGCGAAAAACGGCGTCAAGACCGTGGGCTACATCGGCTTCAACGACGCTTACGGCGAGGGCTGGTCCAAGGAGTTCCAGGCGTCCGCCGCCAGGAAAAACATCCGCATCGTCGCGAACGAACGCTACGCCCGCAGCGACACCTCGGTGACCGGGCAGGTGCTCAAGCTGGTGGCCGCGCGGCCCGACGCGGTACTTGTGGGCGCGTCCGGGGTGCCGGCGGTGCTGCCGCAGCGCACGCTGAACGAGCGCGGCTACAAGGGCAAGATCTACCAGACCCACGGCGTCGCCAACGCCGACTTCCTGCGGGTGGGCGGCAAGGACGTGGAGGGCGCCATCCTGCCCGCCGGGCCGGTGCTTGTCGCCGACCAATTGCCCGCGACCAACCCCACGCGCAAGGTCGGCCTGAACTACATGAGCCTGTACGAGGCCAAATACGGCAAAGACAGCGTCTCGACCTTCGGCGCGCACGCCTGGGACGCGGGCCTGCTGCTGCAAAAGGCGATTCCCGCCGCCCTGAAGAGGGCCCGGCCCGGCACCCCCGAGTTCCGCGCCGCGCTGCGCGACGCCCTTGAAGGCAGCCGGAACGTGATCGGCTCGCACGGCATCTTCAACCTCAGCGCCCGCGACCACCTCGGCCTCGACACCCGCAGCCGCGTGATGGTGCAGGTCCAGAACGGCACCTGGAAACTGCTGCGCTGATTCCAGAACACCCAGGACAGCGCCGGATGTTCTTCCATCGCCGCGAGCCCGTACGAGCCCCCGCGCTGGCCCCTGATCTCCAGCCTGCGCCTGCCGCTGCCTTCCCGGGCGGCGGCTTATTTTTTCTTGGGAATTCGTGAAGTCGGTCGGCCTGGTCGCAGAAGTCGCCTTTACAGTGGGGACCACTCTCAAAGGAAGGTGCTCCATGGATTCCCACCGCAAACGCCCCACGCCCCACGCCCTGAGCGACCAATCCGTCACCCTCGACGAGCACAGCAAGATCGAGGACCTGAGCACGAACACCGCGAATCCCGGCGAGGCCCTGACCGACAACATGGGCCACGTCGTCAGCGACGACCAGAACACCCTGAAAGCCGGCGAGCGCGGGCCCGGCCTGCTCGAAGACTTCTTTTTCCGCGAGAAGATGCACCACTTCGACCACGAGCGCATCCCCGAGCGGGTCGTGCACGCGCGCGGCACCGGAGCGCACGGGTATTTCGAGCTCACCGAGTCGCTGGAGGACTACACGCACGCCCGGGTGCTCACGCAGGTGGGCAAGCGGACGCCGGTCTTCGTGCGCTTCTCGACGGTGGTCGGCTTTCGCGGCTCGCCGGATACCCCGCGCGACGTGCGCGGCTTCGCGGTGAAGCTCTACACCGAGGAAGGCAACTGGGACCTCGTCGGCAACAACATCCCGGTGTTTTTCATCCAGGACGCGATCAAGTTCCCGGATCTCGTGCACGCGATCAAGCCCGAGCCGCACAACGAGATTCCGCAGGCAGCGAGCGCGCACGACACCTTTTTCGACTTCATCAGCCTGACGCCCGAGTCGATGCACATGATGATGTGGCTGCTGAGCGACCGCACGCTGCCGCGCGCCTTCGACAACATGGAGGGCTTCGGCGTGCATACCTTCCGCCTGATCAACGCGGCGGGCGAGTCGCACTTCGTGAAGTTCCACTGGAAGCCGGTGCTCGGCGTGAAGTCCCTCCTGTGGGACGAGTCGCAAAAGATCGCTGGCAAGGACCCCGACTTTCAGCGCCGCAAGCTCTGGGAGACCCTCGACGAGGGCGGCACGCTGGAATGGGAGTTCGGGGTGCAGATCTTCAGCGCCGAGCAGGCGGGCACCTGGGACTTCGACATCCTGGACGCCACCAAAATCGTGCCCGAGGACCTCGTGCCGGTGCGCCGTGTCGGGCGGCTGGTCCTCAACCGCAACGTGGACAACTTCTTCGCCGAGACCGAGCAGGTGGCCTTTATGCCCACCAACATCGTGCCCGGCATCGATTTCACGAACGATCCGCTGCTTCAGGGCCGCACCTTCTCCTATCTCGACACGCAGCTGCTGCGGCTGGGTGGCCCCAACTGGCAGGAACTGCCGATCAACCGCCCCCTGGCACCGGTCCACAACAACCAGCGCGACGGCCACATGCGCCAGACCATCAACCGGGGCCGGGTGTCGTACTTCCCGAATCGCCTCGGCGGCAACAAGCCCACCCACATGGGGGACGCCGGTTTCGTGTCCTACCCCGAGGAGGTGCGCGGAACCAAACGCCGCGCCCGCGCCGAGAGTTTCGGGGACCACTACGGGCAGGCCCGGCTGTTCTGGAACTCGATGACGCCGGTGGAAAAAGAGCACATGGTCAAGGCCTGGAGTTTCGAGCTCGCGATGTGCGAGGAGCGTGAAGTGCGCGTGCGGATGCTCGAACACCTCGCGCGCGTGAACGAGATCCTCGCCGAGCAGGTGGCCTACGCCATTGGGGAACTGCCGCAAACGGAGGGCGTGGCCGAACCCGGCGGCGCCCAGGACAGCGCGGACGAGGTGGCCCGGCTCGCCGGCGCCGAGTCGCCGACCAGCGCGTCGGGCGGACTGCACAAGGCCAGTGCCCTGAGCATGGAAGAGGGCCAGCCGCAGAGCGCGAAGGGCCGCAAAGTCGCGGTGCTCGTGGCCCCCGGCGTGGACGCCGAGCAGGTCGCGCAGGCCCAGCAGGCCCTGAAAGCGGCGGGCGCCCAGGCGGTCGTGATCGGCCCGCGCTTGGGCGAGATCGCGCCGGGCGTGCACGCGGAAAAGTCGCTCATCAACAGTGACCCGGTGTTGTTCGACGCGCTGCTGATTCCTGGCGGTGAGGCCAGCGTGCGGGTCCTGGCGCAGCGGCCCGAGGCCCTGCACTTCGTCGCGGACACCTACCGCCATGCCAAGCCGCTCGCCGCCATCGCCGAGGGTCACGCCTTGCTGAGCGCCTCCCCGGTCGCGTCAGGGCTGAACGTGCTCGGTGACACCGGGCCCGCCTTCGGCATCCTGAAGGGCAGCGGCGCCGACGCCACCCTGACCGCCCTCGTGGCCGCCCTCGCCCAGCACCGCTTCTGGGGCCGCCCGCAGGCGTAACCTTTCCATTCCGGGACGCCCCGGCGATGGCCCTCAGCCGTGCTGGACAGGAGCTGAGGGCCATTTCTTATCGCCCGAGACTTTCTGCTCCTCATGTTCGCCGCTAAAGTTCAGTGACGAAAGGACGTGACCGCATGACTCCACCCTCCGACCTCGATTCCTCCCATGCCGCCCCTGCCAA
Above is a window of Deinococcus reticulitermitis DNA encoding:
- a CDS encoding ABC transporter substrate-binding protein, whose protein sequence is MRTCLLLTAALALAPSALAQVKIGVVVSATGPAASLGIPERNTISLLPQTIGGQKIEYIILDDASDTTAAVTAARKLVQNDRVDLLLGTTTTPASLAMIDVAAESKTPMISLAASEAIIKPLDAKRQWVFKTPQTDAIMAAAIVDHMAKNGVKTVGYIGFNDAYGEGWSKEFQASAARKNIRIVANERYARSDTSVTGQVLKLVAARPDAVLVGASGVPAVLPQRTLNERGYKGKIYQTHGVANADFLRVGGKDVEGAILPAGPVLVADQLPATNPTRKVGLNYMSLYEAKYGKDSVSTFGAHAWDAGLLLQKAIPAALKRARPGTPEFRAALRDALEGSRNVIGSHGIFNLSARDHLGLDTRSRVMVQVQNGTWKLLR
- a CDS encoding catalase, which produces MDSHRKRPTPHALSDQSVTLDEHSKIEDLSTNTANPGEALTDNMGHVVSDDQNTLKAGERGPGLLEDFFFREKMHHFDHERIPERVVHARGTGAHGYFELTESLEDYTHARVLTQVGKRTPVFVRFSTVVGFRGSPDTPRDVRGFAVKLYTEEGNWDLVGNNIPVFFIQDAIKFPDLVHAIKPEPHNEIPQAASAHDTFFDFISLTPESMHMMMWLLSDRTLPRAFDNMEGFGVHTFRLINAAGESHFVKFHWKPVLGVKSLLWDESQKIAGKDPDFQRRKLWETLDEGGTLEWEFGVQIFSAEQAGTWDFDILDATKIVPEDLVPVRRVGRLVLNRNVDNFFAETEQVAFMPTNIVPGIDFTNDPLLQGRTFSYLDTQLLRLGGPNWQELPINRPLAPVHNNQRDGHMRQTINRGRVSYFPNRLGGNKPTHMGDAGFVSYPEEVRGTKRRARAESFGDHYGQARLFWNSMTPVEKEHMVKAWSFELAMCEEREVRVRMLEHLARVNEILAEQVAYAIGELPQTEGVAEPGGAQDSADEVARLAGAESPTSASGGLHKASALSMEEGQPQSAKGRKVAVLVAPGVDAEQVAQAQQALKAAGAQAVVIGPRLGEIAPGVHAEKSLINSDPVLFDALLIPGGEASVRVLAQRPEALHFVADTYRHAKPLAAIAEGHALLSASPVASGLNVLGDTGPAFGILKGSGADATLTALVAALAQHRFWGRPQA